The sequence aacaaacagtctaCGTCACTACGTCTCTCAGAACACCGTGCAGGGGACTCCGGATCCATGGTTTGACATCTGATCTCCAAACCATACTGTACTTGACATTGATAGCGCATACGGTTAACATTGttgatattttatgttttaAGATATATTGCTGTGTatattgtaaatactgtacatctaaagcagtgggagacgaagcacattttatttacaaatgttcattcaaccatTGAAACCAAAAGAATCACTCTGTCtacagaagccacaaagacttatcccaacttccccccatttacagacgaacagaaagccacttttctcatGAAATCGCAGaccccacaaattttagaaaaggtggggcttttcgtctccctctgcttccacaaaagaagtcaaacccaacctttttagaaataaacaacactaGTATTACTACTATTAGAGTAGAACATTGTtgataactgttcattgtcacttgtatatctactatgttgaTACCacgtacttgcaattagccctcgggcacgaacttgcaaataaacttcttaatcattatatatatatatatatatatgttgtattgtttttataCAATGTTTGTACCGGGGACCTCTCTGAACCCCTACCCCCACCCCGTTAAAGAATACAcaaataactagaaaggccgacatttgcttaagagcaaatacagcatatttcagccataccccttcccacgcaacattggactgttccaaatcacccctgcgcaaaaatggaacatcctcttaacagtacattatcccccaaagtagactggtattgtgaattgattccaggtaaaaacagagcttgcttctatttttcagaaaatgacaataatcacaccttccattcagaaaattttcatcatgactgaaaattgttgaatgacttcatgtaatgtcattaacaattttcagtacgataactaggtgtaagtttaaaaaagtataagctccttgtgatgtgggtacatttattattgcagtgaactttttttattcaagtagggcatacgatttaataattatcaagcaggtgcaggtactgtaggagcatttgttttcttcaagctgtaaaactgttaaactgttttactttgtatgcaatcagccatcgagcctattcttattttagtttaacaacttcctgccagacccggaagatacgattgaaccttgttcgaggatttattttcgtctgtctggtcagtctgttcataccctggcgctgagagtgttttattgggctgaaacacTGGCAGttaaaagttacttacaatttaaatgttcaatgcttatgtcaaacaacaacagcactaggaaatgtggccactatagacaggtggtcactatagagaaaatgctgatctattgactaggagccatacgttacacatgatttcagtacactgatcattaatcatataaacattgcacaggtaagccaattatttagatgtacaattaagttcaaataattctgaagagagatattgatgagaaaataatcattctcgccactgtctaacttataattacgtatcaaaactaaacgcagattttctaactaacgcacctttcgccgacttcatcaaaggaccgccggctatcaatcaaacacggctgttgattagacttagagtttcaaacagtcatgtgctgtgtgccagttgacagcgaacttcatgctacgtgatgttttacattgcttggaccttctttcctacagcggtgcttctacaaaatatttagactgtaacactgagtcccacatgttttatagaatagaatttgacgcagaacagcgttttttgctgggtatttttcttgaaacatgtccgtgggaatatcagcgaggcggcgacgtagggatatcagaccgtcaacaaaagtcgcacggcggctaacggcgcagcgaagatactagcgctataaataagcgcttcaactaaggatggcaacccgtacaatatttttgtatactgttgagctaagtaaagtttgttgtttatgaggttttagttgtctttgaagctttgacccgaaatattttaaagtcaaactgctgaagagaagtaagtgactgctacgattatcgtagatatggccctaaaaaaactgataaaagaagccttctcaatagtctaaaatgcaagagcttccgggggggcttcgcccacctgggtcccccccacagtggccctgcccctggaccccgccagggacattcggcggcccccggacccctgtccgacgctttgaaaaaatcctggcgagaagtctgtacggcctgagtcttcaagttaacgtattgtgtggtcccgcttatgaatattaattagccttcgctttcctcttcgctgattggctgaaccattaattgaattaactcttcctgccggctagacgcaggtgcagatgtcggctctgtggggtgaacgtccgaaaggtcatggcatggagaacgaaagaaaaccaatttcccctcaaaaaagtgctgtaattaagccttttacagtactttatgccaaaaattttacttggatcatttcaccaactatcttatgcctatctataccaaatgttactcatacccaGGGTACAGGGTTGcgaaatataccgttataagaccgtcaacaacagtcgcacggagctaacagcgcagcgaaaataccatcgctagcgtttcaacttcggataacaagttataagtactgttgaactcagtaacgttaaagtttgtttttagttgcctttgacggtttgacctgaaatagtgttacgctaaactcctgaagagaagttaagtgactgctgcgattatcatagatatgcccctaagaactgatacaatataaagccttctgaatagtctaaaatgcgagagccttaggcgggcttcgctccccctggcgggaacactgctatatacgggatcatgaggccccgcttatgaatattaattagcctttggcctcctcttcgctgattggctaggtctttgattcaattaactctccggctgacgcgcacaggtgtggctctgtgcggggtcacggaaggtcacgtcaggaggccaaaagaaaacaaatttcccctcagaaaagtgccaaaattaatcatttaaagttgtttctgtcaaaaattttacttgaatcttgttaccaagtatctaatgcctatctataccaaatttcaggtcatttaattgtaataccagggtacaggagccaaaagtgtccttttttggtcaaaaattggccaaaaatcgcaaaaataagcattttgttgtactgtacaccaaaagtgttattgaatttatatgaagggattatcaaggcacatctgtgtcaaatttcagctcattcggttgcaataccaaggtacaggagccaaaagtgtccttttttggtcaaaaattggtcaaaaaatcgcaaaaataagcattttgttgtactgtacaccaaaagtgttattgaatttatatgggggcattatcaaggcacatctctgtcaaatttcagctcatttggttgtaatgccagggtacaggggccaaaagtgtccttttttggtcaaaaattggtcaaaaaatcgcaaaaataagcattttgttgtactgtacaccaaaagtgttatcgaatttatatgggggcattatcaaggcacatctctgtcaaatttcagctcatttggttgtaataccagggtacaggggccaaaatatacagttttggtctaaaattgaccaaaaaatctcaataaaatcattttagaggcagatatgaaaaaactgagaaaaaagcatcaaggtattggcccattctacccctgtgtcaaatttcaggtcattcggtccaggaacggcggagatgaatcactttgaagatttgacaggagaaagaaagaaagaaagaaacattacgaatacaatatatttcaccatactatgtatggctgaaatataactatatAAGAAATGACCTATATCTGGTATTTCCACAGGTATCCGCAGCCTTGTCAGTTGAGCCGACAGATGCCAGACAGCTGACCCAGGCCCTGCAGGGTGTCATCTCCACCTGTCTCCAACAGGACCTGTCTGACTCCGCCTCCATACAGCAGATCTTCCCTGCAGACTTCCACCCTAACCTGAAGAACCTCCTGGTGGGGGTGTTGGCAGAGCACCTGTCTCAGTGGAAAACACAGGCCATCAACAGCCAGGTGTCCCTGCCACAGCTGGTGGACTTCGACTGGCGGGTGGACATGAAGACGTCTGCAGACAGCGTGAGCCACATGTCGGCTGCCACCTGCCTGTTACAGCTGAAAGTGCAGAATGTGCCGAAGCAGGTGGATAGGGTGCCCCCGGTTGACGTGGTGAATGTTGAACTGAGTAAAGAGACGCTGGACACCATGTTGGATGGACTGGGCAAAATCAGGGACCAGCTGTCCTCAGTGGCCGCAAAGCCATGATGTGCTAAGCCATAATTCCattgtacttgtaaaatctATAACTAAATGGACCAAAATGTAAATTCTCACAGTATTATGTGATAGAACATTCTGTGATTTTGCTTCTTTGTATCTTGAAAGTTGAAATATAGAGAACTGGTATCAGCTATCAACAGAATGTGTAACTCATGATAATATAAAAATTTATCAATCAAAGCATTCTGCTGCAGCTCACATATCTTTGTTTGTTCAGActcttgtagtgcctagtgggtCAGCAGGTTTCCTTGTTTCCGTAGCAGGTTGGAAACTGGAACCCATCTGTGAGGCTgataccagttgagccacagggacatccctctgCTGCAGCCCACAGGTCTACTAAATAAACTTGAATTATGCCTGCAACAGTGCTATCGCCAACCAATACAAATCTAACAAGAACTAGTACAGTAATATCACTGTCTGATCTTTTAATATGTGCAGTGTGCATCCGGTATAGAACTGTTAAATCAGATTGAACAGCATATCTAATCTGTAATAAGAAGGATTCAAATTTTCATTTCTCATTGTATTGGCATCTGTATTgtttttactgttactgtttgtactgaacactacacaaaaagcaaaacaatgtTAACACgttacttaggccacagcatgtgTTATGTTATGGATATGTCCACAATATAAACTTATTAGcagcaaggaggttgtttttctttaacctccttgttagcAGTGACCAATCGCTCTCATACTTAGCTGAACAGCTCCCGCTGGCAAACGGCTGTGGCTAATGTGTACCCAATTACTGTCTGTACTAACATAAAGTTGATTGGTGCCGAATTGTTCTCAGATTGCCCACATAGAACTAAAAACAACAGCGATGGGAGTTTTGCtaaacctgggtaccatccggatagtagtttgctcctgcATTTATTACATAACTATATAAAGCCATTTCTCACTCTgacttttatcatacactatatacactGGACATACTTTGCTCCAAGAAACAAAACAGCAACATCAAtgtaacatacatacacaaaatgcacaaaagctGGCGAATATTGCAAAAAGATATTTTATTGCAGTTATATATGTGCTTCATAAAGTCTTTGTGAACATCTAATACTTACAGCAATCGGGCTATAAAGCCATTATTAAATACATTATTAATTTAATGCTTTCTGAAATAATTATTGCAAAAAGATCTTGCCGTATATTATTAGTCATTACAAGCAGGATACCCGGCTTACAGTGAGCCTGAGGACAGTTGCTGCTTATATGATAATATTAGtaattttattgcaatttttccCTGGAGTCAAGTGCATGattgtaaatcttaaaactctaAACCAAAATCAGACCACTTGCATTTCTAAATTTATGCGTTTCAAAACAAGGTAGCTTAGATAGATATTCAAAGGTTCCATTTTGCACAGTTACAATTAAAGCTCttaatatatatgtacaatctGGGAAAATAATTCCAATGTACTGCAATAATTCCAATACCAGTGCAATgacatgtcttcttctttgccTCATTGCCAGAAAGTTAAGGTTAATAGTCCATAGCTGTTGCAAACTATCTATTATCTCTCCTGACTTAAGAGTTatcaaagaaacaacacccTCCCAGCTTTCTACACACCAAATTTGCCCTAACTACAGTAGAGTCCGGTGGGACATGTTCCATAATGTTGTCATATAAGAGAGAAGTATCATTCATCTTGAATGGTAATGGTTAATTGAGGAATTTCTATAGGACATGATTTGGGTAATTCCATTGTGTGTGACTACACTTCCACCTAATAGAAAAAGAGTAATTTCATATTTGGAGGTGCACCTTCACCTGAAACTTGCTATATAACATGGCACTAGAATAACTATCATTGTGAGTAAAAAGTTACAATTTTTTCAAGAAGTGAAAAAAGCCTATATAGTATAAATattatgaacttcagactactGCCAGGGTCCACGAACAGCTCACAGTGGCCGGGCATTGTTGGGGAGGATGTTCTTCTTAGTGAAGTAGGTAACAACCTGCCTGGGAACCTCAGCCAGGACTGCTTTAGCCAGCTCAGCAGAATGCTTCTGTTGGCATAAGagaggaacacattcaagtctTAGCACCCAACAATCCtaactacatgttgtatatgtCACCTATCAACACATTATGATAGCAACATCTCATTAAGCAACATCTCATGGCAAAAATGATCTCTTTTCAGTCATAACTGAGcatcaaaatgacaaaaacatgaaatcaaCAAAACGGCACAGCAAACCAGAAACTTAAAACAGGTCACAGCACGTCACACAAAAATGAACACAAGAGtcacagaaaacaacaatggTTATGATAGGAAAATATTATCAGAGGTGACATGGTGGAGGGACAAGCTGTTAAGGACACACACTACgttcttgttattgttgtttaggGCGGCACAGCTACTCACTGATCATTGTATGTGTTTTACCAACTAAGACAGAAAATCACCTGGAGAGGTGATGATTGATCACTTCTTTCTGTGTCATGAGGCTTCCTAATAGACAAGTTTGGAAACACTTCAAGACAGacactgcaaaaactgcaaagcAAAATCTTGAAGGAGCATTAAAGCAGACTTACACCAGCTGATTAAGATAAGCAAGTAGTACAACAgtactattttttttctaacaaagaTTGAATGAATTGTGCATTAAAAAGACCTATGGCATCTTATTCATAGGAATAAGATTTAATGCTTCATTCTGTTCCTGAAGcattaaacaaataaataccATGCCAACTTTCTCTAAAGCAGAAATGGAATTTCACCTTTTGCCTACAGAGTGTCTACACGGGGCCTTGAGTGGGGTTAGGTGTGTTGGGGGCCAATCCTCGCTTTTTGAAGTACTGGACAACTTGATTGGGCAGCTCTTGGAGAACGCTCCGTGCAAGTGCTGCAGGGGCTTTCTACAAAGTGAGAGAGAGTGAAGTTACTAATATTAAGCAGAGAAAATATACCCATCAACCTTGTTAATTAATGCACCAGAGAAACTGTAGGCAATGCGATGTAGCaaggaaaagtttgaaagataTCAGTTAGGAAGAGGGGGGGGTCAAGGCTATAGGGCCATTTTGTAAGTTCTGAGTACACCTTGGCCTAAGGCCTATGCATTACAGGACATGATGGACAAATAAGTGGTAGTTTAAGTTagaaaaacaatgtacatgagACAGATAGGTAAACAAGAACTTCAATGTTAAGTGATTTGATACAGATGATAgacatttaaaaagtgaaaACTGTGAATATATAATAGCCCTCTCATTCTAGGTTTCCCGAAGTTGGTGAATGTCAGACAAAGCATCTTTAGCCTTTATTGGCAAGTAATTCTAGCAAAATGTTAGTACCATACAGAAAATGAACTTTGTCAGCAAATCTCGCTGATATCATGATACATTGTGAAGTCTGTAgatgattcaaaatttgttCGGACTCACATTCTGAAATTGTCGGAATGGAACAAACTGCACAATGTCCCTCAGTACAGGCTCTCCCCGTGGAGACTTCAGTACACCGTCATCCCCGTCCAGTATCTCCATATCTGTGTCAGGTTCAGTGAGAGAATAAGACTGTcatatattgtatcattttgtcatacctgggccacaaTACCATTATACAGGCATTCCAGACTGGGTGAAACATGGGTTATTACATTTTAAATGCACTTTGGTTGCATCAAGTGTTaaaagttatatacatgtaccaggatTCAGTCTCTGGAATTGATGCTTTCAAAAGATATTACCATTACTGGCCAAAACCCTTCTCATAAATGAAATACTTGGAATACCTGCAAAGTCTGCACCACCAACGCCGACTATGATGATGGACATGGGGAGGTGAGAGGCTCGCACAATGGCTTCTCTTGTGGCATCCATGTCAGTCAGCACTCCGTCAGTCAGCAGAAGTAGGACATAATATCCCTGAGGGAGGGggatacagtacagtacaagcATAACTTCTAAAGTGCAGTATGTGGTTTGTATGTTATTAAGTAAAGTCACCACAGGGATGTGAGGGGGCAGTCTGGCAGTTCAACTAATAGATACTATTAGACAACTCTTGTCTGCTATCAAATTTTACCAACTTTTCTATGAAGTCATCAAAACACTTCACAAAAATGAAGAGTGACTTTAACTTGAAGTAAACCTTATCAAACattaaaatatatattatttgtacGTCATATTTTGCACATAACATAGCAAAGCTGTGGGCAGTACTAGTTTTTAGtgtctggatactttatttttgtgaGAAGTACCATTGATTGACTTTTCAGCAAAGCCCACACTGGAGAAGTCCGTGCTGCCCAgatctcaatttttttttaggttttgCTTTCAGGTTTTGCTTCCAAGTATCAATACCAAGTTTCAGCTTAATCCATTGATGCAAAATGTCAGCTAAAATAAAATTTTTAACTGACTTTCTAGGAAATGCCCAGTATATACGTCATCTTGTAATGGGTGCTAAATCACCCAACACAATCATGTTGAAGACTTgtcacatgtaaatgtattgCTCTTACTGAAGCTCCAGGCTTCTGGGCTGCCTCAGCGGCAAACCTGGCCACATGGTTGATGATGGGAGAGGCATTGGTCGGACCGTACAGCTGAATCTGGGGAAGTGCGTTCTGATAGGCTGTAAGGATGCCGTCCACACCCGCACAGTATGGGTTCTGAGGGTTAAAGTTCAGGGCAAACTCGTGGGAAACCTGCAAAGacagaaaaatatgtaaaatattgattgatttatttgatttgacttttaaAGTACACATGGGACACTGTAACTATTGCTGGTGACGTGAAGCATGCACAACACATTACAGAACATGTAGCAAAACATATATGGTTTAATCTACCAAACAGAAAGAAAGCATTAAGTACAATCTAAGTAGTAGCATTATAAAATGTAACCTAGAAAAGTTAATTTCAGTAAGATTCCCAGTTTCCTGTTTTTTCTGAGTGTACATATATTCTCCATACTACTAATAAAACAAGGTTTGAAAACCACcacacaaaatgtttgaattatACCTGAAAGTCAGGAGGAATTTTGGCTCCAAAGCCAAGAGATGGAAACATCTTGTCCCTGGGGgtaaatggggaaaaaaatgaaaaacttAAAAGCAGGACTGCTATACATCAATAGAGCTTCACTATACTTAGGTAGTACTGTGCTGGAAAGATCTTATATCTTCATTTGATAAGTAATGTTTAGAAGGATTTATTATCACATATCACATTATTCAAGCAACATGTAAGGCTGGTCACTTTTATCTGCGGGgcgacctatatccgttgtacctcaAAAtgtggtatttagggatattaagtccccggatggtggtttcagactggaatattttgaatatactgcagtttgaaactactgtcTGTCGACTTTGCATCCATAAATACCCCATTTTGAAGTGCATCGGATATAGGGTACCACGCgttgtattgtattgtcatATTCCATTGACCCAAAATATGAGTACATATACATTGATATGTACAGTCCATCTGGATACtggttcatacatgtacatgtattatactcCTTTCCTAAATGGTATCTATGTTCAGTTGGTATATCAGGAGTAGTGCAGGTGCTTACGTGTCATAATCC comes from Branchiostoma floridae strain S238N-H82 chromosome 2, Bfl_VNyyK, whole genome shotgun sequence and encodes:
- the LOC118409511 gene encoding COMM domain-containing protein 9-like codes for the protein MAPIDSINFEALKILLKASSKEQVVALCQQASTLGQTKTVPPQTVSQVSAALSVEPTDARQLTQALQGVISTCLQQDLSDSASIQQIFPADFHPNLKNLLVGVLAEHLSQWKTQAINSQVSLPQLVDFDWRVDMKTSADSVSHMSAATCLLQLKVQNVPKQVDRVPPVDVVNVELSKETLDTMLDGLGKIRDQLSSVAAKP